CTATGGGACGACAATATCGACGCTGTGAAGGAGGACAGCATCCTAGACATAAAGAACGGCTACATCTCCCTATTCAAAGGATCGATGAGACTCAACATAGGCAGATATGGGAGCATATCATCCTCAACACAGACAATAGGTTCAGTGAACACCGATAACAATCTATCAGACAAGCAGTTTGAGCAGGAGAGGCGTTACCCAACATTCAAACCAAGATATGGTGGAGACTATAGGGGCGAGGGTAGAAGGGGCCACAGAAGGTTCGGTTCGAGAAGGAGATTTTAA
This genomic window from Candidatus Bathyarchaeota archaeon contains:
- a CDS encoding single-stranded DNA-binding protein, with protein sequence MNLETVKVEALTPNSKQVNTTVKVVSKSPVRETISRRDGSVHRVADALVGDETGSIYLTLWDDNIDAVKEDSILDIKNGYISLFKGSMRLNIGRYGSISSSTQTIGSVNTDNNLSDKQFEQERRYPTFKPRYGGDYRGEGRRGHRRFGSRRRF